The following are encoded in a window of Sorex araneus isolate mSorAra2 chromosome 11, mSorAra2.pri, whole genome shotgun sequence genomic DNA:
- the LOC101551558 gene encoding gastric triacylglycerol lipase isoform X2 → MRLLILVASLMSVFGPTHGYVGQLAPKNPEATMSVAEMIAYWGYPSEEYKVVTEDGYILGINRIPHGKENSETCGTRPVVFLQHGVLASSSNWVANLPNNSLAFILADACFDVWLGNSRGNTYARKNIYYPTDSEEFWAFSFDEMAKYDLPATIDFILKKTGQKKLQYIGHSQGTTIGFIAFSTNPELAKKIEVFYALAPIAYINHATTPLRRLSILPTSLVKFIFGNKMFFEHNILDQFIATEVCPREGLDLLCKNALFLVCGFDAKNLNTSRLDVYISHNPAGTSVQDILHWDQAIRSGKFQAYDWGSSARNIMHYNQPTPLQYNLTSMQVPIALWSGSRDWLADPKDVDRLLTTLPNIIYHKQISPFNHLDFIWAINAPQEVYNHMVSMLKKEKN, encoded by the exons ATGCGGTTGCTAATATTAGTGGCAAGTTTGATGTCTGTGTTTGGACCTACTCATGGTTATGTGGGACAACTAGCACCTAAAAACCCTGAAGCAACTATGAGTGTT GCCGAGATGATTGCTTATTGGGGCTATCCAAGTGAAGAATATAAAGTTGTGACTGAAGATGGTTATATCCTTGGGATCAACAGAATTCCTCATGGGAAGGAAAATTCAGAGACCTGCG GCACAAGGCCTGTCGTATTTCTGCAGCATGGAGTGCTTGCATCATCCTCAAATTGGGTTGCCAACCTTCCCAACAATAGCCTGGCCTTCATTCTAGCAGATGCTTGCTTTGATGTGTGGCTGGGGAACAGCAGGGGAAACACCTATGCCAGGAAAAACATCTACTATCCAACAGATTCAGAGGAGTTCTGGGCTTTCAG ttttgatgaAATGGCCAAATATGATCTTCCAGCtacaattgattttattttgaagaaaactgGACAGAAGAAACTACAATATATTGGCCATTCACAGGGTACCACCATCG GTTTTATTGCCTTTTCCACAAACCCAGAACTGGCTAAGAAAATAGAAGTATTTTATGCACTAGCTCCAATTGCCTATATCAACCATGCCACAACACCTCTTAGAAGACTTTCGATTCTCCCCACCTCGTTGGTAAAG tttatatttGGAAATAAGATGTTCTTTGAACACAACATTTTGGATCAGTTCATTGCTACTGAAGTGTGTCCCCGTGAGGGACTGGATCTGCTCTGCAAAAATGCCTTATTTCTTGTTTGTGGTTTTGATGCCAAGAACTTGAACACG AGTCGTTTGGATGTGTATATATCACATAATCCAGCAGGAACTTCAGTTCAAGATATACTCCATTGGGACCAG GCCATAAgaagtgggaaatttcaagctTATGACTGGGGAAGCTCAGCTCGGAACATAATGCACTATAATCAA CCCACACCTCTTCAGTACAATCTGACATCAATGCAAGTACCAATTGCACTGTGGAGTGGTAGCAGAGATTGGTTGGCTGATCCTAAAGATGTTGACAGGTTGCTTACCACACTTCCTAATATTATTTACCACAAGCAGATTTCTCCTTTCAATCACTTAGACTTTATTTGGGCAATAAATGCACCCCAAGAAGTTTACAATCACATGGTTTCCatgctgaaaaaagaaaaaaattag
- the LOC101551558 gene encoding gastric triacylglycerol lipase isoform X1 — MGYSFSGKTKMRLLILVASLMSVFGPTHGYVGQLAPKNPEATMSVAEMIAYWGYPSEEYKVVTEDGYILGINRIPHGKENSETCGTRPVVFLQHGVLASSSNWVANLPNNSLAFILADACFDVWLGNSRGNTYARKNIYYPTDSEEFWAFSFDEMAKYDLPATIDFILKKTGQKKLQYIGHSQGTTIGFIAFSTNPELAKKIEVFYALAPIAYINHATTPLRRLSILPTSLVKFIFGNKMFFEHNILDQFIATEVCPREGLDLLCKNALFLVCGFDAKNLNTSRLDVYISHNPAGTSVQDILHWDQAIRSGKFQAYDWGSSARNIMHYNQPTPLQYNLTSMQVPIALWSGSRDWLADPKDVDRLLTTLPNIIYHKQISPFNHLDFIWAINAPQEVYNHMVSMLKKEKN; from the exons ATGGGTTATTCTTTTTCAGGCAAGACCAAAATGCGGTTGCTAATATTAGTGGCAAGTTTGATGTCTGTGTTTGGACCTACTCATGGTTATGTGGGACAACTAGCACCTAAAAACCCTGAAGCAACTATGAGTGTT GCCGAGATGATTGCTTATTGGGGCTATCCAAGTGAAGAATATAAAGTTGTGACTGAAGATGGTTATATCCTTGGGATCAACAGAATTCCTCATGGGAAGGAAAATTCAGAGACCTGCG GCACAAGGCCTGTCGTATTTCTGCAGCATGGAGTGCTTGCATCATCCTCAAATTGGGTTGCCAACCTTCCCAACAATAGCCTGGCCTTCATTCTAGCAGATGCTTGCTTTGATGTGTGGCTGGGGAACAGCAGGGGAAACACCTATGCCAGGAAAAACATCTACTATCCAACAGATTCAGAGGAGTTCTGGGCTTTCAG ttttgatgaAATGGCCAAATATGATCTTCCAGCtacaattgattttattttgaagaaaactgGACAGAAGAAACTACAATATATTGGCCATTCACAGGGTACCACCATCG GTTTTATTGCCTTTTCCACAAACCCAGAACTGGCTAAGAAAATAGAAGTATTTTATGCACTAGCTCCAATTGCCTATATCAACCATGCCACAACACCTCTTAGAAGACTTTCGATTCTCCCCACCTCGTTGGTAAAG tttatatttGGAAATAAGATGTTCTTTGAACACAACATTTTGGATCAGTTCATTGCTACTGAAGTGTGTCCCCGTGAGGGACTGGATCTGCTCTGCAAAAATGCCTTATTTCTTGTTTGTGGTTTTGATGCCAAGAACTTGAACACG AGTCGTTTGGATGTGTATATATCACATAATCCAGCAGGAACTTCAGTTCAAGATATACTCCATTGGGACCAG GCCATAAgaagtgggaaatttcaagctTATGACTGGGGAAGCTCAGCTCGGAACATAATGCACTATAATCAA CCCACACCTCTTCAGTACAATCTGACATCAATGCAAGTACCAATTGCACTGTGGAGTGGTAGCAGAGATTGGTTGGCTGATCCTAAAGATGTTGACAGGTTGCTTACCACACTTCCTAATATTATTTACCACAAGCAGATTTCTCCTTTCAATCACTTAGACTTTATTTGGGCAATAAATGCACCCCAAGAAGTTTACAATCACATGGTTTCCatgctgaaaaaagaaaaaaattag